A region of the Geomonas subterranea genome:
CCACCTGATCAGGTAGCGGCACACCGTGCCCCCCTTGAATACGCATTCGGTGTGCACGATCTCGGGGAAGTCATGTCCGAAAAGCAAAAACGCGGCCTCGAAGAAACCGATCCGGTTCTCGCATTGGCTCGGATTCTCCCGCACCCCCTCGTTGAAGGCAACGGTGAGTTCTATCTCGCGGGGACCGGTTTTACGGGCGCTGCAGCGGGAAGAACGGGTGAACCTGGGAGCTATCCTGTTGATGAGATAAAAGATGTACTCGGGCCCCACCATGCCGAGGAAGAACGACCTCAGGGGACCGAGGACGTCGGGCGAGGCGGAGTAGCGGCCGGCCTCACGGGCTATCGCCTGGTCGCCGGTAACCTGCACCAGCTTTTCGTGGAAAAGGTCGACCTGGCGCTGGCTGAACCAGTGCCCGGGGTCCGAGACTTCGTGCCGCTTCATACCCGCGTGAGCCAGCAATCCCGAAATGTCTACATCCGGGTACTTTTTCCGAAGTAGTTTCAGGTAGGAGTCGAAAATACGGCTGTTATAGAGGGGCGTGTCCGGGGACTGTGGCATCCGCAACCTTTCAGGTGTCGATTGCGACGGATTTTAGCGGTAACGCTGGCGGGAATCAATCAGTTTATTCCCTATGCATCCCCACTTCACTCAATTCACATCCACATATTCATATGATTTAAAATGGAAGACTTAATCAGCAGCCATTAGCATTGACGGGTGAACACGATCAGAGTGTCCACTCCAGGACTACGACGTGCCGGATCCAGCCAGCCTATATCTTTGGACATAAACGCATTAATATGTGATTCAAAATACTGACTTTATTACTGCATGCTCCGATAGTAACATTGCCGCACAATCCTTGCGCCAATATCGATGCATCACATCCGGGTTGACGGCGCTGCGTCCACCGCCAGTTTTAAGCGCAGATAATTGCAGGTTTTTAATAGTATTTGACCGCAAAAAGAACGGATGAAAGAACACGCTGCGTTGGTGTGGAACGTGCATTATAAATGTCTCTTTTAACGCATGCCGGGCACCCCTTCCCTCTCCCGAGAACCCGCATGCACCATTGCACCGGAGCCTGACCTGTGACACAGGAACGAGCGAACATGCCTTTCGGCGACCTGCTGACGGAGTTGAAGAGACTCCCCGCACTGGACCGCTACAGCCTTACGCTGTATCGCAGGTGTGCCGGTGCGGTTGCGTCCATTGGTCGTTTCGAACCCTGCGCCACGATGGTGGAAGATCATCTATGCCGGGAGGTTTCGCGTCAGTTCTTCGAGGAGAACATGGAGGTGTTCTTCGACGAGGGGACCCCTTCAGTCTGTCGCTACGGTGGCGGCTTCTTCGGCTTTCTCATCCCCTTCAGCATGTCCGGCGAAGACTTCTGTCTGGTTGGAGACGGCGTACGCGAGGCATCCATCGATCTGTGGCAACTGGCGTCACTGGCCAGAGACGGCGGCGATGCCTTTTCGCTGCTCCCATACGTGGAATCGCTTTGCACGGCGAGCTACGAGGAGGTCGAGAACGTCGCCGAGCAGGTGAGACTGAAAATCGAGCAGTACAGGCTTCCTGAGGCGGCTGGAAGTGCGCACGCCGCCGTGGCGCAGGGCCAGGAGCCGGTTGGCGACGCGGAGTTGGCGGCGGTGTCCCAGGCCATGGAGAGGCTCGACAAGGCCGCCACCGTCACCGCCTGCATCGCCATCTGCTGCGAGACCATCGTCTCCGCATTTCAAGCCGCGAGTATCGCGGTCGCTCTCCCCGACAACGATGGAAAATCCTTCCCGGTAACCGGCGTGTGGGGGCTTCCCGACGAACTGGGAACCGTCAACGCGGACTCGCTGCACCTGTTCGTTGCGCCGGAAAAGGTGAAGAAGACCGTGCTATGGGACGGCAAGATGCGCGCCCTCCTTCCCGAAATAAGGGCAGCCGTCTGCACCATCTTCCCTTTGAAGGCGCAGGGGGAGCGGCTCGGATTCCTGGCGCTGTTCGACACCGACGTCCACACAAACGCCGCGCTGCTCATCTCCATGCTGGCCGGCGCCATGGCGGGAAAGCTCTCCTCGATCGGCAAGGACGCGACGCGCAGCAAGGAAAACGCCCTCTCCGAACGCCTCATGTCGCTCACCGACACGCTTTTGCAGATAGACAGCAAGGACCTCCTCTACGAATCGATCCTGAAGATCGCGTCGGAACTGATCGATGCGACCCAGGGATCGATCATGCTGATCGACAAGGACGGCGTCGGGATGCAGATCGTTTTCACCCAGGGCATGACGCTCAACGTTGCGCGCTGCCTGCAGCTCAAGGTGGGCAAGGGCATCGCGGGCATGGTCGCCAAGACCGGGCAACCGCTGCTCGTCAACGACGTCGAGAAGGACAGCAGGGTCGCGATGGCCAACAGGTCGCGTTTCAAGTCCAAGTCGCTGATCTGCATCCCCCTCAAGCTGAAGGACAAGGTGATCGGGGTGCTGAACCTCTCCGACAAGAAAAACCTGCGTCCTTTCACCCACTCCGACCTGCAGCTGCTCACTTCCTTCGCGAACCTCGCCTCCCTGATGATCGAGCGCACCGAGGTGCTCGAGGAGTCGGAGCGCTTCGAGCAGCTCTCGGTCACCGATCCCCTCACCGGCCTCTATAACCGCCGCTTCCTGAAAAGCAGGCTCGAGGAGGAACTAAACCGGAGCATGCGCCAGGGGTTGAACCTCACCATCATCTTCATCGACCTCGACTTCTTCAAGAGCTACAACGACCTCTGCGGGCACCTGGCCGGGGACGAGGCGCTCAAGCTGACCGCCGACATCATCAAGGATTCGCTGCGCGACATGGACATCGTGGCCCGTTACGGAGGCGAGGAGTTCTGCGCCGTGCTGCCGGGCACTTCGAAGGTCGAGGCGATGATCGTGGCGGAGCGGATCCGCGCCGGAATCGAGAGCAAGCGTTTCCCCGGCGAGAGCGACATACCGCTCAGGCGGCTCACTGCCAGCCTCGGCGTAGCCTCCTTCCCCGAGGATGGCAGGTCGTTCAACGACCTGGTGCACGCCTCGGATATCGCGCTCTACGAGGCGAAGGCGCGTGGCCGCAACCGCATCGTGGCGGCGCGCACTTCCTCCGAGCGTGGTGAGCCAAAGCACGAGATACCCGAGCACCGCCCCGTGCAGACGCAGAGCGCCCTCGCCAAGACCCTGGATTTCAACGCCTATCTCGAAGCTTCTCTGCAGTCCAAAGGGTGAGCCCGAAAGTTCCGCGCACCTTCTCCCACCCTGGAACGGCTCCCGCCGCCCCCCCCTGTGGCCTATCGGCCTCTTTTTTCAATGACACACATCGTTTTATAGTGAAAAATTATTCAGATTATGCTATTAATCGCAGCGCGTAACTGGTGGATGTCCTGCATCTCTTTCACAAGCACTGGCATACAGTCATGAGGTAGTGATGAAAGACGCCAGCAAGATTTTACAGTTTGCCCGGCCGGACACAGTAATAGAGTTTTCTCCCGGTACCGAGAAGGAGGCCGGGCTCAATAAGCTGATCAACAAACTTAATTTCATCAACTTCCAAGAAGAGTCCATCCTCGTCAACTTCAGGCACACCAAGTACCCCCGAACCGTAACCCTCGAAGCAGCCCCCCTTCCCTGTCTGAACAACAAACTCGAATGCCGCTGGGTGTCGGTGGACTCCATCAACGCCGCGACCAACGGCTGCGCCTTCGAGAGCATCTTCGTGGTCAGCGGCCACCGCATGATCACCGCCACACCCGAACTGATCAGCATCAGTGACGAGGGGGCCGTGTTCCTGCTTCCCGAGAAATGCATCGAGGTCAACTACCGCAAGTCCCGGCGCCACCCGTGCCATGGGGTCTCCGGCGAACTGTTCCAGAACGGAGCCCGCTTCCAGGGGACGCTGATCGACTTCAGCGCCGTTTCCTTCAGGGTCCGGGTCGAAGGGGACGGCGGCCGCGCCTTCAACTGGATCAACAGCGAGGCCCCGGTCCAGGTGGTCTTCACCGGTGACGGCACCACCCTGTACTCTTCCGAGTGCCGCATCACCTCGCAGACGCTTGGGCACCGGGACCGGATCTACCTGCTCGAGCCGCTGCAGGCGCGCATGCAGCGCTTCAAGGCGAAGGAGATCCGCAGCTGCCGGCACGAACTGCTCCCGCTTCCCAACGCGGTCTTCAAACACCCCTTCAGCCACAAGATCATCGACCTGAAGGTCCTCGACATCTCCGGCTCCGGGTTCTCGGTCTGCGAGGACGTCGAGGCGAGCGTTCTCCTGCCGGGGATGATCGTACCCGAACTGGAGCTGCGCATCGGCAACAGCTTTTCCACCAGGTGCGTTGCGCAGGTCGTCTACCGCGAGGATGCCTCCAGCAAGGAGAACGCCCCGGTGGTGAAGTGCGGACTATGCTTCCTGGACATGGACATCAGAGACCACGTCAGCCTCTTGTCGCTACTGTACCTCGCCAAGAACCGGCACTCCTACGTGAGCACGCAGGTGGACCTTGACGAACTCTGGCAGTTCTTCTTCGATACCGGCTTCATCTATCCGGAGAAGTATCACTTCGTTCAGCTGAACAAGGCCCACCTCAAGGAGACCTACCGCAGGCTCTACACCGAAAACCCCGGCATCGCCCGGCACTTCATCTACCAGGAGCACGGCAACATCCTGGGGCACCTGGCGATGCTGCGCTTTTATCAGGGGACCTGGCTTGTGCACCACCACGCAGCCAACAAGTCCGAATCCAACCAGGCCGGCATGATCGTGCTCGACCACCTGTGCAACTCGATCAACGACACCTACAACCTGCGCTCGGCGCACATGGACTACCTGATCTGCTACTACAAGCCGGAAAACAGGTTTCCCAACAGGATCTTCGGCGGCTTCCTGAAGGAGGCCGGGGACAAGAGGAGCTGCTCCACCGACACCTTCGTTTACTTCCACTACCAGCGCACCTTCTCGGATGACTGGAACTTCTCCGGCCCCTGGGGGCTCACCCGCACCACGAGGGAGGACCTGCTCGAACTGGAGGCGTTCTACGAGCAGTACTCCGGCGGGCTCATGCTGCACGCCCTCGACCTGGAACCGGGGATGAGCGAGTGCGAGGAGTTGTCACACGATTACCGGGAGGCGGGATTCTCGCTGCAGCGCCACCTCTACACCTTGAAGCGCGACGGTGCGATCAAGGCGGTGTTCATGATCAACATCTCCGACGTCGGGCTGAACCTTTCCGACCTCACCAACTGCATCAAGGTATTCGTCCTGGACCAGGAGCAGTTTCCCAGGGACATCCTGCTCATAGCGCTCTCGATCATCACGCACAAGTACCAGCAAAACGACATACCGGTGATGGTCTACCCGGAAAGCTACGCCGAGGCCACCAACCTCCCCTACGAGCGCAAATACATCCTCTGGGCCTTCAATGCCCAGACGCAGACCTCCAACTTCATCAAATACTTAGGAGACCTCCACCCACGCGGCAAGTACAAAAGGGCGCCAAAGAGCGCGGCCCAGGGGACCTAGGGAAGAAACGATGACAACTCCGCTTTACAACAGCAGCATCATCGACATATACATCAAGCTGATCAGGAGCAAGTACAACTTCGTCAACATCGAGGAGTTGCTGAGCTACGCCAGGATGACCCCGCTGGAGGTGACCGACCAGGGGCACTGGTTCACCCAGGAGCAGGTCAACCTATTCTACGAACGGCTGCACAAGCTGACCGGCAACGACAACATAGCGCGCGAGGCAGGCAGGTACGCGGCCTCCCCCGATGCCATGGGAATCCTCAGGCAGTATTTCCTCGGGCTGGTGGGTCCGGCACGCGCCTACAGCCTGATCGGCGACACCGTCAACAGGAACTTCGTCAGGTCCTCCGTCTACAGCTCCAAACAGCTCAGCGCCAACAGCTACGAGATCACCGTAACCCCCCGTCCGGGATGCCATGAGGAACTGTTCCAGTGCCAGAACCGGATGGGGTTCTTCGAGGCCATCGCCAACCTCTTCCAGCCCAGGCTTCCCCACATCGAGCATCCCCAGTGCATGTTCCATGGCGACCCCGTCTGCCGCTACATCGTCACCTGGGAATCAACCGGCGCCGGCTTCTGGCAATTCACGCGGAATTACGCGGCGATCGCCATCTTCGTCCTCATCGCCTTCTGCTACCAGGCGAACCAGATAAAGACCATCTACCTGGTCGCACCCTGGGCGCTGGCCCTGCTCCTCACCATCAAGATCTGCTCGTTGCGCAGCGAGAAGGACGCCCTGCTCACCAGCCAGAAAAGCCTCAAGGATCTGACCGACAACCTCTTCAAGCGGATGGAGATCAACTACAACAACGCGCTCGTCACCAACGAGATAGGCCAGGCGATCAGCAGGCAGACCGAACTGCACGACATCCTGTCCAACGTGATCCAGATCCTGGAAAAGCGCCTCGATTACAGCCGCGGGCTGATCCTGCTCAGTAACCCCGAGAAGACGAGGTTGGTGTTCCAGGCGGGGTTCGGCTACCAGGACGAGCAACTGGCCTTTCTGGGGAAGACCACCTTTCACCTGGACCGGCCTGACTCCAAGGGGGTCTTCGTCATCTCCTTCAGGGAGCAGCGCCCCTTCCTGGTCGCCGACGTCAAGGACATCGAGGGGAACCTCTCCGGCAAGAGCCAGAACTTCGCGAAGCAGCTTTTGTCCCAGACCTTCATCTGCTGCCCGATCATCTGTGATGGGGAATCACTGGGAATCATCGCGGTCGACAACCTGAAGTCAAAGCGCCCCCTGGTGCAAAGCGACGTCTCACTCCTGATGGGGCTCGCACCCGTCATCGGCATCAGCATGCGTAACGCCAAACTGCACGAGGCGAAGTCCAACCAGTTCAGCTCGTTCCTGAAGGTCATGGCCGCCTCTATCGACGCCAGGGACCCGCTGACCGCGGGCCACTCCGAGAAGGTCACCGAGTACTGCGAGGAGATCTGCGAGGAACTTGGGCTTCCGCGCGCCGAGCGGGAGATGATCCGGGTCGCCTCGCTTTTGCACGACTACGGCAAGATCGGGGTTCCGGACGCCATCCTGAAGAAAAACGGCAGGCTGTCCGACCTCGAGTACGAGATCGTCAAGACCCATTGCCACAAGACCCGCGACATCCTGGAACAGGTCAATTTCGAGGGGATTTACCGCGAGGTGC
Encoded here:
- a CDS encoding HD domain-containing phosphohydrolase gives rise to the protein MTTPLYNSSIIDIYIKLIRSKYNFVNIEELLSYARMTPLEVTDQGHWFTQEQVNLFYERLHKLTGNDNIAREAGRYAASPDAMGILRQYFLGLVGPARAYSLIGDTVNRNFVRSSVYSSKQLSANSYEITVTPRPGCHEELFQCQNRMGFFEAIANLFQPRLPHIEHPQCMFHGDPVCRYIVTWESTGAGFWQFTRNYAAIAIFVLIAFCYQANQIKTIYLVAPWALALLLTIKICSLRSEKDALLTSQKSLKDLTDNLFKRMEINYNNALVTNEIGQAISRQTELHDILSNVIQILEKRLDYSRGLILLSNPEKTRLVFQAGFGYQDEQLAFLGKTTFHLDRPDSKGVFVISFREQRPFLVADVKDIEGNLSGKSQNFAKQLLSQTFICCPIICDGESLGIIAVDNLKSKRPLVQSDVSLLMGLAPVIGISMRNAKLHEAKSNQFSSFLKVMAASIDARDPLTAGHSEKVTEYCEEICEELGLPRAEREMIRVASLLHDYGKIGVPDAILKKNGRLSDLEYEIVKTHCHKTRDILEQVNFEGIYREVPEIAGAHHEKIDGTGYPKGLKGKDIPLGSKIIAVADFFEAVTSQRHYRAPMQVEEAFRLLREGAGTHFDRHIVDALITCRMRAIGESEPASRQEA
- a CDS encoding PilZ domain-containing protein, which encodes MKDASKILQFARPDTVIEFSPGTEKEAGLNKLINKLNFINFQEESILVNFRHTKYPRTVTLEAAPLPCLNNKLECRWVSVDSINAATNGCAFESIFVVSGHRMITATPELISISDEGAVFLLPEKCIEVNYRKSRRHPCHGVSGELFQNGARFQGTLIDFSAVSFRVRVEGDGGRAFNWINSEAPVQVVFTGDGTTLYSSECRITSQTLGHRDRIYLLEPLQARMQRFKAKEIRSCRHELLPLPNAVFKHPFSHKIIDLKVLDISGSGFSVCEDVEASVLLPGMIVPELELRIGNSFSTRCVAQVVYREDASSKENAPVVKCGLCFLDMDIRDHVSLLSLLYLAKNRHSYVSTQVDLDELWQFFFDTGFIYPEKYHFVQLNKAHLKETYRRLYTENPGIARHFIYQEHGNILGHLAMLRFYQGTWLVHHHAANKSESNQAGMIVLDHLCNSINDTYNLRSAHMDYLICYYKPENRFPNRIFGGFLKEAGDKRSCSTDTFVYFHYQRTFSDDWNFSGPWGLTRTTREDLLELEAFYEQYSGGLMLHALDLEPGMSECEELSHDYREAGFSLQRHLYTLKRDGAIKAVFMINISDVGLNLSDLTNCIKVFVLDQEQFPRDILLIALSIITHKYQQNDIPVMVYPESYAEATNLPYERKYILWAFNAQTQTSNFIKYLGDLHPRGKYKRAPKSAAQGT
- a CDS encoding sensor domain-containing diguanylate cyclase; the encoded protein is MTQERANMPFGDLLTELKRLPALDRYSLTLYRRCAGAVASIGRFEPCATMVEDHLCREVSRQFFEENMEVFFDEGTPSVCRYGGGFFGFLIPFSMSGEDFCLVGDGVREASIDLWQLASLARDGGDAFSLLPYVESLCTASYEEVENVAEQVRLKIEQYRLPEAAGSAHAAVAQGQEPVGDAELAAVSQAMERLDKAATVTACIAICCETIVSAFQAASIAVALPDNDGKSFPVTGVWGLPDELGTVNADSLHLFVAPEKVKKTVLWDGKMRALLPEIRAAVCTIFPLKAQGERLGFLALFDTDVHTNAALLISMLAGAMAGKLSSIGKDATRSKENALSERLMSLTDTLLQIDSKDLLYESILKIASELIDATQGSIMLIDKDGVGMQIVFTQGMTLNVARCLQLKVGKGIAGMVAKTGQPLLVNDVEKDSRVAMANRSRFKSKSLICIPLKLKDKVIGVLNLSDKKNLRPFTHSDLQLLTSFANLASLMIERTEVLEESERFEQLSVTDPLTGLYNRRFLKSRLEEELNRSMRQGLNLTIIFIDLDFFKSYNDLCGHLAGDEALKLTADIIKDSLRDMDIVARYGGEEFCAVLPGTSKVEAMIVAERIRAGIESKRFPGESDIPLRRLTASLGVASFPEDGRSFNDLVHASDIALYEAKARGRNRIVAARTSSERGEPKHEIPEHRPVQTQSALAKTLDFNAYLEASLQSKG